The DNA region TCCATATGGGTAGTGCCTTAACGATATAAGGTTTTTTCATGCCGATATACCCCTTGCGTTCATAAGCAGTTGCGACTGACCCCTTAAGCTCTCTAGTAGAGAACTTGAGGGGTCAGTTGTTCCTATTTGCTCATGAATAAAGGAGTTCATCATGGCGGAGAATATTTGCGAACCACGGCTTTCTGTAAAGTCGGTGGAAGCGGGTCTGAAAAAAGTGCAGGCCCTTATAAAAAGGAACCACAAGGAAAAGAGCCTAGCGCGCCTTCCTCGCGGAAGTTTACGCTATGATCTTGCTGGCCAGATCCTTACGAGTATCGGTGCAAAACCGACTTTGCTCGCAAGAATGGTTCATGTATTACAGGACTATATCAGTGATAACGAGCCCTGCTATCTAGAACTTGAGACCATCCTTGCAACTCTCCTAATAAGAGAGGAGTTTAATTCGGTGCTCACTGATATCCTCCCTGTGGTAGATAATTGGGCGCAAGAAAGCGAGGATTCCACATGGCTAGCAGAAGGGGTCCTACAACGATTGCTCGATAATGTAGTAGTGCTCCCTAAAAGTTCTGCTATGTGTAAAGAACTAGAGGGGTTGTTGAAGAAAATTCAAAAACTTCTTCCACCTCTAGCGAATCCGTAGGTCAAAATAGGTTGTGGTCCAGGAAAGCTAATCACTTTCCTGGGTACCTAACGGTTTTGTGCTTTCGCATTAAATCTTAAGGCACTCCCAACCTATTTTTCCCATCTAATTTACGCGCTAACAGCTCTTGAAGCCTTGACCGTGGCTATAATCTCCGCAACAACGGTCGGATCAGCCAAGGTTGTTACATCCCCAACACTAGCGTACTCACCCTCTGCGATCTTTCTGAGGATACGACGCATAATTTTCCCGGAACGGGTCTTCGGTAATCCAGATACAAACCAGATCACATCAGGCACTGCTATCGGAGAGATCACCTCTCGAACCGTAGAAATAATCCCCTTTATAGTTTTCGAATCACCCTGCGCACTATCCTGCAAAACACAGAAGGCTCCGATCCCCTGCCCCTTAATATCGTGCGGAACTCCCACGACGGCAGCCTCTGCAACCAAACCCGATCTAACTATGGCGCTCTCTACCTCGGCTGTCCCAAGCCTGTGCCCAGCAACGTTTAGAACATCATCAACACGTCCCGTAATCCAATAGTAGCCATCCTCATCACGACGACACCCATCCCCGGTAAAGTATAGCCCTGGATAAAGCGAGAAGTATGTCTGGATAAAGCGCTCGTGATCACCGTAAACCGTTCGCATTATGCCGGGCCATGGATACTTAATGCAGAGCCGTCCCGTAACACCGTTGCCGGGAACCTCGCGCCCCTCCTCATCTACGACAATCGGTTGCACACCAAAGAAGGGCCTCGCCGCAGAGCCGGGCTTCGTAGCCGTAGCGCCAGGTAACGGGGTAATAAGTATCCCCCCTGTTTCGGTCTGCCACCAGGTATCTACGATCGGACAGCGCCCCTCACCCACTACGTTGTGGTACCACAGCCAAGCATCGGCGTTGATCGGCTCTCCAACCGTTCCGAGCAACCTAAGTGATGAGCGGTTATAACGTTTTACAAACGCCTCGCCCTCCTTCGCCAAAGCGCGAATAGCCGTAGGTGCGGTATAAAATATCGTGACCTTGTGGCGCTCAATAACGTCCCAATATCGCCCAGCATCAGGATAGGTCGGAAGCGACTCAAACATAACGGTCGTAGCGCCGTTACTAAGGGGGCCATAAACTAAGTAGGAGTGTCCAGTAACCCACCCCACATCGGCAGCGCAGAAGTAAATATCGTCCTCACGCAGATCAAACACATACTTATGTGTAATCGAAGCCTGCAGTAGGTATCCGGCGGTCGTGTGTAACACCCCCTTTGGCTTTCCGGTGGAACCGCTCGTATAAAGGATAAATAAGGGATGCTCAGCATCCATGCCCTCTGGGCGCCCTATCTCTGCATCATTTAACGATCTGATCTGTTCGTGATACCAGAGATCCCGCCCCTCGAGCATCGAGGTTTTAGCCTCGGTACGCTTTACGACGACTATATGCTTAACGGTCGGACACGCCGTTAGCGCCTGATTACAGGTCTCCTTTAACGGGATCTTTTTATCTCCCCGCAACCCCTCGTTCGCGGTAACAAGGAGCGAACAACCGCAGTCGTTAATTCGGTCGCGCAGAGCCTCGGCCGAGAATCCAGCAAACACAACGGTATGAATGGCTCCGATACGGGTACAGGCTAACATGGCGATAGCAGCCTCAGGGATCATCGGCAGATAGATTGCGACCCGATCTCCCTTGCCCACCCCAAGCATTTGCAACATCGCAGCACAACGACACACCTCGTTATGCAGCTCTCTGTACGTAATGGTGCGGGTCTCTCCCGGTTCGTTTCCCTCCCAGATAATCGCCGCCTTATCGCCGCGGCTCTCGAGGTGCCGGTCAAGACAGTTCTCGCTTACGTTAAGGCGCGCCCCCTCGAACCACCGGATCTCTGCCGTACTAAAATCCCACGATACAACACGCTCCCACGGCTTCTGCCAGGTAATAAACTTCTCGGCCTGTTTGGCCCAAAAGCCCTGCGGGTCTTCAATCGATTCTCGGTAGAGCTCCTGATAGTATTGCTCATTTATAAGGGTACGCTCTGCAAAGGGTGCTGGAACCGGAAAAAGGTCGTTACCTGACATACTTATTACTCCATAAGGTTGCTTGAATGATAATCCACACCGGCGAATTGGTGAACATACAAAACGCGTAACTAGTCAGCATATTCCAGAAATATTCGCATACGTTAATGACACTCAATAGCCCCTAAGGGGCCGATTTGCTCCGCAAATCGGGGGTGAAAACATTAACTGGTCACAAAATCTGTCGTCCCCGATCAGGGGACGATCAATCGAATTACCTATGAAACTTCGCCGTAATCTCAATAGCTTGAATCGCGACATTAAACTACGGTGACCAGTTACCAAAACGCACTATTCAATCGCACCAAAGAGGTGCTTTCCCCATGGGAGAATGGTACCCCAACATGTTATACTCAGGTTTATATGTCCCCTCACCGCACTATAATTGAGCCCTTTAAGATTAAGGTCGTAGAGCCTCTGAACTGCCTTACGCGCGCAGAACGTGAGCCGATTTTGGCCAACGCTGGATACAACCTCTTTCTGGTTGCTGCCAAGGATGTCACATTCGATTTCCTGACAGACTCGGGCACGACCGCAATGAGTGCTAATCAATGGGCCGCTATTATGGTTGCGGACGAGTCATACGCCGGATCGAGCAGCTTTTCTAAATTCGAAAAGGTCGTGCGGAATCTTACCGGCTATGAGTTTATTATCCCGACCCACCAGGGGCGTGCCGCCGAGAGGCTTATCTGCGAAACGATAGTTAAGCCAGGCATGAAGATCCCCTCTAATAACCACTTCGATACAACTCGCGCTAATATCGAGTTTGTCGGTGCGGAGGCGATCGATCTAGTTATCGACGAGGGGCGCGATCCAACATCTACTCATCCCTTTAAGGCTAATATAGACCTAGAGAAGCTTGAGAGCTTCTGCGCCGCAAACGCCAGCGCTCTACAAAAAATATGGCATCCCATTTATTATCGATGCCTGCCGATTTGCAGAGAACTCCTTCTTTATAAAGATGCGAGAGGCAGGTCAGGCGCATAGAACGGCGCGCGACATTGCACATGAGATCTTCTCCCTGGCTGATGGCTGCATTATGAGCGGCAAAAAAGATGGGCTCGTAAATATCGGCGGCTTTATTGCGCTACGAAACGAGGCCTGGGTGACAACCCTGCGCTC from Pseudomonadota bacterium includes:
- the acs gene encoding acetate--CoA ligase — protein: MSGNDLFPVPAPFAERTLINEQYYQELYRESIEDPQGFWAKQAEKFITWQKPWERVVSWDFSTAEIRWFEGARLNVSENCLDRHLESRGDKAAIIWEGNEPGETRTITYRELHNEVCRCAAMLQMLGVGKGDRVAIYLPMIPEAAIAMLACTRIGAIHTVVFAGFSAEALRDRINDCGCSLLVTANEGLRGDKKIPLKETCNQALTACPTVKHIVVVKRTEAKTSMLEGRDLWYHEQIRSLNDAEIGRPEGMDAEHPLFILYTSGSTGKPKGVLHTTAGYLLQASITHKYVFDLREDDIYFCAADVGWVTGHSYLVYGPLSNGATTVMFESLPTYPDAGRYWDVIERHKVTIFYTAPTAIRALAKEGEAFVKRYNRSSLRLLGTVGEPINADAWLWYHNVVGEGRCPIVDTWWQTETGGILITPLPGATATKPGSAARPFFGVQPIVVDEEGREVPGNGVTGRLCIKYPWPGIMRTVYGDHERFIQTYFSLYPGLYFTGDGCRRDEDGYYWITGRVDDVLNVAGHRLGTAEVESAIVRSGLVAEAAVVGVPHDIKGQGIGAFCVLQDSAQGDSKTIKGIISTVREVISPIAVPDVIWFVSGLPKTRSGKIMRRILRKIAEGEYASVGDVTTLADPTVVAEIIATVKASRAVSA